A stretch of the Nicotiana tabacum cultivar K326 chromosome 6, ASM71507v2, whole genome shotgun sequence genome encodes the following:
- the LOC107829065 gene encoding WEB family protein At3g02930, chloroplastic-like, translating to MATKSKSTLSDKSTPATPRDRVSKVSRGLSKSDADSPSPFQNSRPPVEKSPRSVTSKPSVERRSPKNSTPPDKKPTRILKPSELQAELNVAHEDLKKAKEKLALVEKEKEKALEEVKESQKMAEEANEKLREAMVAQKRAEENSEIEKFRAVEMEQAGIESAQKKEEEWQKELDAVKNQHALDVAALLSATEELQRVKQELTMTSDAKNQALSHADDATKIAEIQAEKVEILSAELVRVKSLLESRNENESCETNKLVEDLNLEIAGLREEGSEKNKLLENLKHEIEALRKEDSEKNKLLENLKLEMEALRKEDGEKNKLLENVELEKEALRKGDDEKNILLENLKLATEALRKDDGEKNKLLEKLKLEIEGLRKEDSEKNKLLEDLKLEIETLTEDLEEAKSYEEKLVEKEALLEQLNVDLEASRMAESYAHNLMEEWQQKVEELEAQTKEARHLERSASESLESVMKQLEGSNDLLHDAESEIASLKEKVGLLEMSTTRQKGDLEESERRAQIAKEEASEMAKKVESLIAELETVKEEKTQAIEHEKLAAESVQSLLEEKNKLINELENSREEEEKSKKAMESLASALHEVSSEAREAKERLLSSQAEHEHYETQIEDLKLVLKATNEKYESLLDEAKEKIDDLTTSVEQSKNEHQISKAEWEDKELHLMNCVKKTEEENSSREKEINRLVNLLKEAEQEASFKEEAAQLKNSLNEAESEVTYLKEVLGEAKGESMKLKESLLDKENEVQNILQENEELHSREAESLKKVEELSKSLKEALAKKESEENGELSESEKDYDMLPKVVEFSEQNGGGILEKPKIEVMPHQSEQSTEAKSEEVNITLRDEAVVETLAEVEKPNGELTGNEHKEKEDDDSAEGEFKMWESCKIGDKDFSPERETVQEEESESKTDVGESFDQVNGVPSAENPENGGTSPTKPQSQKKKKPLLHKFGSLLKKKGTSSQK from the exons ATGGCTACTAAATCAAA ATCCACTCTATCCGACAAGTCAACACCAGCAACTCCTCGAGACCGGGTGAGTAAAGTAAGCAGGGGACTATCAAAATCTGATGCTGATTCACCCTCGCCCTTTCAAAATTCACGCCCTCCAGTTGAGAAGTCTCCGAGATCTGTAACTTCCAAGCCTTCTGTGGAACGGCGGTCCCCTAAGAACAGTACCCCGCCTGAT AAAAAGCCAACGCGGATCTTGAAGCCATCGGAGCTGCAAGCTGAATTGAATGTTGCTCATGAAGACCTTAAGAAGGCCAAGGAGAAATTGGCTTTGGTTGAAAAGGAGAAGGAGAAAGCTCTTGAAGAAGTGAAGGAATCTCAGAAAATGGCTGAAGAAGCCAATGAGAAGCTGAGAGAAGCTATGGTAGCTCAAAAGCGAGCTGAAGAAAACTCTGAAATTGAAAAGTTTCGTGCTGTCGAGATGGAACAAGCGGGCATTGAATCAGCTCAGAAGAAAGAAGAGGAATGGCAGAAGGAGCTTGATGCCGTGAAGAACCAACATGCTTTGGATGTTGCTGCTCTCCTATCCGCCACAGAGGAACTTCAACGTGTAAAGCAAGAATTAACCATGACTTCTGATGCCAAAAATCAGGCACTCAGCCATGCCGATGATGCCACAAAAATTGCTGAAATTCAGGCAGAGAAGGTGGAAATTCTCTCAGCTGAGTTAGTGAGAGTGAAATCTTTGCTTGAATCCAGGAATGAAAATGAGTCTTGTGAGACGAATAAGTTGGTGGAAGATCTGAACCTTGAGATAGCGGGGCTGAGAGAAGAAGGCAGTGAGAAGAATAAGTTGTTGGAAAACCTGAAACATGAGATAGAGGCTCTGAGAAAAGAAGATAGTGAGAAGAATAAGTTGTTGGAAAATCTGAAACTCGAGATGGAGGCTCTGAGAAAAGAAGATGGTGAGAAGAATAAGTTGTTGGAAAATGTGGAACTTGAGAAAGAGGCACTGAGGAAAGGAGATGATGAGAAGAATATTTTGTTAGAAAATCTGAAACTTGCGACTGAGGCATTGAGAAAAGATGACGGTGAGAAGAACAAGTTGTTGGAAAAACTGAAACTTGAGATCGAGGGATTGAGAAAAGAAGATAGTGAGAAGAATAAGTTGTTGGAAGACCTGAAACTTGAGATAGAGACGCTGACGGAAGATCTCGAGGAGGCAAAAAGTTATGAAGAGAAATTGGTGGAGAAAGAAGCTCTCCTGGAGCAACTTAATGTTGACCTGGAGGCTTCTAGGATGGCTGAATCTTACGCACATAATCTAATGGAGGAGTGGCAGCAGAAGGTTGAGGAATTAGAGGCTCAGACTAAGGAAGCCCGTCATTTGGAGAGATCTGCGTCTGAATCACTGGAGTCGGTCATGAAACAGCTCGAAGGAAGTAACGATTTGTTACATGATGCAGAATCTGAGATTGCTTCTCTCAAGGAGAAGGTGGGCCTACTGGAAATGTCAACGACAAGACAGAAAGGGGATCTTGAGGAATCAGAACGTCGTGCTCAGATTGCCAAGGAAGAAGCTTCTGAAATGGCAAAGAAGGTCGAGTCTCTTATTGCTGAGCTTGAAACTGTGAAGGAGGAGAAAACTCAGGCTATCGAGCACGAGAAACTAGCAGCAGAAAGTGTTCAGTcccttttggaagaaaaaaacaAACTTATAAATGAGTTGGAAAACTCCAGGGAGGAGGAAGAGAAAAGTAAGAAGGCGATGGAAAGTTTGGCATCAGCATTACATGAAGTTTCTTCAGAAGCAAGAGAAGCCAAAGAGAGGTTGTTGTCTAGCCAAGCTGAACATGAACATTACGAAACACAAATAGAAGATTTGAAGTTAGTATTGAAAGCTACCAATGAAAAGTACGAAAGCCTGCTTgatgaagcaaaagagaaaattGATGATCTCACTACTTCAGTAGAACAATCTAAGAATGAACACCAGATTTCGAAGGCTGAGTGGGAGGACAAGGAGCTTCATCTGATGAATTGTGTAAAGAAAACTGAAGAAGAAAATTCTTCAAGGGAAAAAGAAATAAACCGATTGGTAAATCTGCTAAAAGAGGCTGAGCAAGAAGCTTCTTTCAAAGAGGAAGCAGCTCAATTGAAGAATTCCCTAAACGAAGCTGAATCTGAGGTGACCTATCTAAAAGAGGTTCTTGGTGAAGCAAAGGGCGAGAGCATGAAGTTGAAGGAGTCGCTGTTGGACAAGGAAAATGAAGTGCAGAATATTCTTCAGGAGAATGAGGAGCTTCATAGTAGAGAAGCCGAATCTTTAAAGAAAGTTGAAGAGTTGTCCAAGTCCCTCAAAGAAGCTTTGGCCAAAAAGGAATCTGAAGAAAATGGAGAGCTTTCTGAAAGTGAAAAAGATTATGATATGCTTCCAAAGGTGGTGGAATTCTCTGAACAAAATGGAGGAGGAATACTGGAGAAGCCTAAGATTGAAGTTATGCCTCATCAATCTGAGCAATCCACTGAAGCAAAATCTGAAGAAGTCAATATCACCTTGCGCGATGAAGCTGTTGTTGAGACCTTAGCTGAAGTTGAGAAGCCAAATGGAGAACTGACCGGAAATGAGcacaaagaaaaggaagatgaTGATTCAGCAGAAGGCGAGTTTAAAATGTGGGAGAGCTGCAAGATTGGCGACAAAGACTTCTCTCCTGAAAGAGAGACAGTACAAGAAGAGGAATCAGAGTCGAAGACAGATGTTGGAGAGAGCTTCGACCAGGTAAATGGAGTACCTTCAGCGGAAAATCCTGAGAATGGTGGCACATCTCCTACAAAGCCGCAaagtcagaagaagaagaaacctttGCTTCATAAATTTGGAAGCCTACTGAAAAAGAAAGGCACCAGCAGCCAGAAGTAA